In the Platichthys flesus chromosome 14, fPlaFle2.1, whole genome shotgun sequence genome, TGTTGAACAGAGAAATTAGAGCTGTTAAAGGGATCTCTGCAGTGATGGCAGTGTGAGTGGGACCATCTCAGTGTGAGGTTGATTGGCTGCCAGGTCCAGACTCGTCTTGACGAGGCAGCGACGCAGCGAAATCAGCAGGAGGAGCTCAGGAGGGAGCTGGACAATCCCTGTGTCTCACAGCAGGACGTGACAGCAGCCTGTAGCTGCACTTATACAGCACACACATACTGAGtgacactaacacaaacacacacacacacaaacacacacacacacacttataccaCCACTACCTAATTTCTCTGCTCAATTATGTTATTATCTTATCGTATAGTCAACAGCTTAAAACACTGGCCTGCAGTCGTAGTGGAAATCCAAAATATCCTCAATATTAAacatataaattaataaataggAGACAAAAAGGAATATTATTATTCACAAAGATAAACACATAACATAGTATGACAAAGAAATGGGATTTAACCTGTCTTCTTTTCAAAGTAACAGAGATAACTGCAGATCgtttttaattcaaatcatCAGCCAAACACTTTAATGGCTAGTATAGCGGCTGTAGTAGTAGTATGTATATTAGTATGTGAAGTAGAAGTGGTATATAGTATGTGTCCCATTTGGATTGACATAAACAGTAGTATTGTGATGAGAGTGATACTAATGGTAATTCAATAGTATTTGCAGTGGTTGTAGTTGTGGTCATGTTAGAATTAGAAAGCTTTATTTTCATTGCACAAATTTGTTGCGCAGCACCTagaaaaacaatacatataTCAAATACTAGTAATAGTACGCAGGCTATTTTTGCTACTACTAGTAACACGAATAGAATTTGGACTTTAGACtaggaaatttgttttctgtcgCATTCAGCGGGGCTATTGAAGTGACTGTGACGTCGCAGCAGAGCAAAGATTGCGCGGATCTGACCCCAGGGCAAATAGCAAATGTAATAGTAGCAGTAAAAGTAGCAGTAGTATTAACAGACACGACTATCAGTGACCAAGTCCACACTTCATTCAGACTCTCTTCAGATATAAAATGTGCACTTGAAGTgttatgattttcttttttctaaaatTTCCAAATAAACTTTTTATTCAGTCATTCATTGTAGTTTTtctagtagtagtagtagtagtagtagaagtattGCTATAGTAGTAACACTAGCACTAGTAGTACTACAGTAGCAGGCATCGAGTAAATGGTTATCATCTTGTGGTGCTCCCTCTGTGCCTTTAAGAATTCTCCCGCGCTGGTTGACGAACACGGAAGTCGACCGGAAAAGGCAGGAATATTTCGCGCCAAATTGAAACAGAAGAGTTGACAGTGCGAGCAGCGCGAGAGACGAGCCGACACTCAAACCTCCGGACATCACCTCAAGTTTTACCGTCTGTTGTCCCTGTCAGTACAAGGTCTGTATTCACTGTGCCACACACCAGATGAACCGGAAGACCGAGACACTGAACCACAGCAGCTGTTTTTCCACCAGAGATTTATCTGAAAAGTGTATTTCTCTGTCCAGTgtcgctaacatggaggaggccaacAAGCTGGTCGGCACCGGGAAGAAGCACCTGGTGATGGGGAAGGTGGTGGAGGCGGTGAGCGCCCTGCAGGAGGCCTGTGGCATGCTGTGAGTCCAAATCCTCAAACCGAAGCAGCTTCACACAGAATGCAAAGTCTGTACATGTCACACACTTCTGGAGTCAATCCAACAAGTCCGACATGCGTCTACAGATTGTATTCTATAGGAAGTTACTTTGAAAGTCTCTTTCTCGTTTTTATTGTCTCCTAttttttttgtggaaatgtGATTGTCTGCCACATAATGTAAAAAGGTTTGCATTAACTAAGAATGAACAATGATAATAAGGGTTCTGCAGCTCACTCATTTTCCTTTACGATCAAATTTGACAACTATTTGTGTTATCAACTGTCAGTACCAAACAATATCCAGATTATTGTCATGTAGGTAAAAGTAAAGCAGAACATTCTCACTTTTGAGGAGTTTGAACCATCAAATAtttagttagggcccgagcaccgaaccGATGGCAGGCCCTATTGAAACTGTAGccattatttttattgaaatattaatacaaaaatgtatagagtatcaaaatgtttttattttgttgtgcgacaaataaattatttcaatAATCGTTGCCAATTgcataaatgttttaaagagtttttttCCGTTTTAGGGCAAAAAAGTATGGCGACACAGCGGATGAGTGTGGAGAGGCGTTCTTCTGGTGCGGTAAAGCGCTCCTGGACCTTGCACGGTAAGATCAGAGAGCGTTCAAACATGCACTAACCTCCAGAGTTTTCCACAGGGGCTGTATGGGAGAACCCCAAGTGTCTGAGTCATTTGTTCTAGATATTTTACTAGATTgagtttttcctgccagccccctggtaAAGGTCTGCGTGAACGCAGGtcacaataaagaaaatgtccagaaaattccCAGTGTacgagtgggtgtgttgaagAAGTTTGTAACATGctgaactgaaaagaaaaaattcaaATACACGTAGAATATGACAATGAAGATGTCAAGTTGGAATGTGGCCTGTTTCGATGTGCTGCAAACAATTCAGTTCAACTTTATCTCAGACACAAAGATCcacatataataaaaaaacataattaggATCATAGCAGCTGACAAATCAGAATATTTAGATCATTGCTAAGACAACTACAGGCATTTGTTGAAGTGTTTCCAGAAACCAGAAGAAAAATAGCTTTTGTCATTAATCAACACATAATTCTTTACCTAAAGTTCCTATAGACCGCATGGAGGATAGGGGCATTACAGGCCACAGAGATTCCACTGACTCCATCTTGGAAGCTTAAGAAAGATTCTAAATGCTTCGTTAAATGTCACCTGAAGCGTTTTCACTTTAGCTCTACTGTTACAAAAATTGTTCttatgtgaaacacaaactccagaaaacGTCCGAACCCAATTTTTCAGACCTTTCCCAGTGtttgtctgaaaacggcttgaGTTTCTCATTTGCTcggattcattttttttcacaaaattcATGATCTGTAGTTTAATCCCCTCCATCCTGGACTTATCCTCAAACAGTTGTGTAGTAGTAGTGATACTATGCAGACTAAACAACTGTATTGTTGCAGGATGGAGAACTCAGTCCTTGGTAACGCTCTGGAAGGAGttcctgaggaagaggaggaagaagagaaacccAAAGACTCCAACGTTGAGAGCACAGAAAACATTGATGGTGAGGAAAAGGAGTTGGTGGAGCATCATGGTCGTTTTTGTGCAGTCACTTTTCAAAGATGACTGTTCATGCGCCTCATCCTAACTCTGCTCTCTATTCCCAACAGAGAAGACCAGGGACGAGATGAGGGTTCAGGTGTACGACGCCATGGCCGAGAAGAAAAACCAAGGTGCCCAAGAGGCTGAAGGGAAGCAGAGCGAAAAGGCAGAGAGGAAAAACGAAGATGCCCAAAAGGCTGAAGGGAAGCAGAGCGAAAAGGCAGAGAAGAAAGGTGGCGTGGTAAAGGCCCCCGCTGGTGATGCACAACAGAAAGCAGCcaaaaagggagaggaggaaaagaagagcaAGGTTGATGAAGACAAATCTGCTGAGAATGAAGACGAGaaggaaaatgagaaacaagGCGAGGAAtcaggagaggaagcagaaggtGTCTGTCCATTACAGTCCTTCATTTTAACTGGCTCCATGATGGTTGTTATGACATGTTGCTAAGTTCATCTACACACTTACGATTCCAGACggtgaagaagagggggaggaggaggagggcgacgaTGCCGAAATGGAGGGTGACGCACCAGAGCAAGGCGAAGGAGACGGCACCGCTGAGAAGGTACTTGAGCAATCAGCTCCAGCACAAATCAAAATGACTCGGCCGAGCGTGATTGTCAGAGTGGGAGTTTAAATCTTGCGTTGACGTGTCTTCTcaggacagtgaggaggaggaggaggaggaggaggaggaggaggaggtggggaacCTGCAGCTCGCCTGGGAGATGCTGGAAGTGGCCAAGGTCATTTACAAGAGGTAACCGGAGCTCCAGATGGGTTTGAAGCCCTGATGGTCAGGATAAGAACCTTCTAGTCACTGAGCAACGGTCTCCATAGTgatgtctgttttcattttcttttaataagGAAAGAGTCTAAGGATGATCAGCTGATGGCAGCGCAGACCCACCTGAGACTGGGTGAGGTTTCTGCTGAATCAGGTACGAACAAATGGACCCGCTCATCTTCTAGTTTTACCATGACCCCTACAAACTGTCTGAGGGAGGTGGCCAAATAATTTACAATAATTATGATAAAGTCACATCAACATTTTTTGTAACagcaacataaaacaaaaacaacctcaacatacatgaacacacacaaataggcAGTTGTACTGAATGCTGAAGTCTTATCCTTATCCATTCAAAAATAAGATGCTTTCATcgaggtgtggggggggctcCCAGGGTTTTACTTCCCTGCACCGCAGAAATTAAAATGCTGTTTTGTCACAGGAATAATTTACAGGCaccacaaattaaatcaaactaaaACCAACCCCTTGAGATGATACTGTTACTTAGTAAGAAATCAGTGGCATCAATTCCACCTTAACCCCTGGTATTACCTTGGACAGTGTGTTGAGTTCCTTTTTATCTTCTCCTCAGGAAATTACTCCCAGGCGTTGGAGGATTTCCAGGAGTGTCTGAAGCTGCAGGTGAAACACCTGGACTCAGACAGCCGCCTGCTCGCTGAGACTCACTACCAGCTGGGCCTGACCTACAGCCTGAACCTCCAGTACCGCCAGGCTGTCGCCCAGCTGAACAGCTCCATCTCCGTCATAAAGAGCAGGCTGGGTAAGCAGGGGACGGTTTTTCTTTCTCAAAGGGTACGACTaaaagggcagaattaataatgaaaatattaaataaaacgaaagagcgaaaaacaaatactttgtaataagaaaaataaaatggcatAATAGCCAAAACAATGAATTGCAATAACTTTATCACGTTcgctggttgagaaacaatttcttaggagagctctagacacacacacacacacacacacacacgtagtgTGTACTACTCATGCAGTAGGTGGGATTTGCTGCTGGTGATCATGAGGTTAAACTTAAGTAGGCctcaattgtttgtgtgatattgtatgattatcatttgtgacatattctgcaTTATTTTGTCATCTTCCCTATTCACTTGTAGCCccagtttatgttgattgttattgatcaccGTTACTTAAACGttctcaacatgtcagctacatgtctgtacatttaagtcatgaatGTTATATATTGAACtacatatggttctgagatgcagtacaactacaaactgcattttaattttgttttcaattattaagcactgaaaatcaaccgtttattttgtttttttacacatttttgtggatttgtttgaggtttttaaatgaaaccaacatggaaaaccCAATGTTAAAGTTTCCTATGcacttgcacgcacacacacacgcgtagGCACACACGCGTTGGCAAATCAGTGGGCCTCTAATTACTTTCTACTCAGAATGGTGGTCActgggacaaaaccagtttAAAACCCCAGATCTAACACGTCCAACTTGTCCTTAAgacaagctgcagcagctgctggacaaGGCCGAGGGCCCGGAGGCTCTGCCCAGcgagaggaaggagatggaggagctgaaggctCTGCTCCCAGAGATcaaggagaaggtggaggacgCCACAGAGGGACTGAAAATGACGAGTGCTGCTTCTGAGTCTGTGAAGGATGCACTGGTGAGTCAGTGGCGTCATCGTCCTCTTCAAACTCTTCCCGTTACATGATGGACCCAGAATCACATATTCAGAATCACACATTCATAGTGACGGGACGAGGcttattgaatttaaaatgtgtaaaaacattttcatgatctGTTTGAAACCTGTTGTCTGTCCGGCTGTTGGCAGTGATGTTCCTGTATCTGATTATGAGCCTTTTAAAAAAGGTGTGATTTATAAAAGTtaacatataaacattattttaactCTATGAATAAATGTTGTTGTCAGGGGGGAGGCTCTACTTCCTCTGCATTCCCAGAGTCTGCTCTACAGAACGGTGACGCTGCCTCCAGTTCAAAAGTAAGTGTAACATACCAAATCCAAATAAGTAGGCATGGTTATTTTTTTAAGCTGTAGTCTGCTTAGATATTAACCACATAACTGGGCAAATTTCTTGAGAAACGATtgtataattttgtttttttccgtcCAGGTGAACGGCACATCAACCAAAAGAGTCAGTTCCACCAACGGACACGCGTCCTCCGCTGCGGTATCTGACATCTCCCACCTGGTCAGGAAGAAGGTGAGTGTGGAGCTGGATATTcagtaaaaactaaaatattgcAACCTAAGGATGAATGGCCCAGATCTCCTGTGAATGAAcgtgttttgtgtatttcagaGGAAACCCGAGGAGAGTCcagtgaaggaggtgaagaaggtgAAGCACGAGCCTCCCGCTGACAAAGTCGAAAAAGCCGGCAGCAAAACTAAAGGAAAAACGAACAGTATGGAAGTCGACAGGTGAGACTTCAGTGTTAAACACAGGAGTTCAGTTCCCCTGACAAAATAGACCCAACGGTTCCTTAAGTTAATAATAGTTTTAAGGAAACATGTCTGAACCCCTCGTAGCTTTGCTCACTTGTGGCTGTCGGTGTCATAAGTGGCCATATCAGAGGGGGAAAGTGATCCTCCTCAACAGATCTTGCTCGGTCGGGACAGTGCCCCCTTctggctctgctgctgtaaGGAGAACAAGCGCATCCCTTTTTAAAAACCTGGTGCAAGCTCATTGTGGAGAAAACATGAGCCAGAGGGAACTTTAGAAGGAAGTGTTCCAACTTCTTTTAAACCAGGTTTTCCCCTCATGTAATGCTCATTGCTTTCTTCATGCATGCTACAAGGCTTCCCCTGTATCATTACATTTCTGATGTGGTCTATAGAGGTGTGTTAATATGTGTATGACAAAGACGCTCAACatttttgcaatattttttGCTGTGTATCTAATTGAAGTTTTCTCAATCTCTCAGTAAGTGAACCTGGTTTCCCTCCTGACCTTCCTCTGCGCCCAAGAGATTCACCGTCCTGCCAAGCCCTTGTTGCACTCGTTTGCTGTTGTAAATATGTGCATATATAACTAAGCCTGTTGTTATGTTCCTGTCGGTTCACATGTGTATCTGTAAAGTTGAATAAAGAATCTAATTTGATAAAACGTTGGTGTTCAAAACTTCTTCATTGCTAATAACTTGACGTGGCAttataatttagattttttaataAGGAATAAGTCACAATGTAGCTTGgctgattttaatgttttttttcgtTAGCAGCCGTAAACACTGATTATTGTGGCAGATGCCTTTTTTTCCTTAGTTGAGACattcaacacacagacattacaGAGCCTTTATATGGAGGGTGAGGGGTCGTGGACCCATTATACGATGCATCTCTACCTGCAGGTGCTGCACTTAAATATAGTCAAAACTAGATTATAACTTGGGCGGGGGGGTGGTACCTCAcctaac is a window encoding:
- the LOC133967983 gene encoding histone-binding protein N1/N2-like, with the translated sequence MEEANKLVGTGKKHLVMGKVVEAVSALQEACGMLAKKYGDTADECGEAFFWCGKALLDLARMENSVLGNALEGVPEEEEEEEKPKDSNVESTENIDEKTRDEMRVQVYDAMAEKKNQGAQEAEGKQSEKAERKNEDAQKAEGKQSEKAEKKGGVVKAPAGDAQQKAAKKGEEEKKSKVDEDKSAENEDEKENEKQGEESGEEAEDGEEEGEEEEGDDAEMEGDAPEQGEGDGTAEKDSEEEEEEEEEEEEVGNLQLAWEMLEVAKVIYKRKESKDDQLMAAQTHLRLGEVSAESGNYSQALEDFQECLKLQVKHLDSDSRLLAETHYQLGLTYSLNLQYRQAVAQLNSSISVIKSRLDKLQQLLDKAEGPEALPSERKEMEELKALLPEIKEKVEDATEGLKMTSAASESVKDALGGGSTSSAFPESALQNGDAASSSKVNGTSTKRVSSTNGHASSAAVSDISHLVRKKRKPEESPVKEVKKVKHEPPADKVEKAGSKTKGKTNSMEVDSK